In Canis lupus baileyi chromosome 19, mCanLup2.hap1, whole genome shotgun sequence, the sequence GAGACTGAAGGGCAAGTGTGAAAATAGGGAGCAgctgaagggaaggggaagaaggtcGGGGTGCAGGGTGCAGAATGGCAGTGGTGAAGGAACACAATCTTGTGGACCTCTCTGGAAACTTCTGAGTTTGTGGGAAGCCAAGGAGGGTGGGGCGAGATGGCTAGCTGGAGGGAAACTGGCAGGAGGAGGTCACGATGGAGCAGAAAGGCCGGGCTGGGGGCCATGGGGTGCAGAAGCTGTGAGCCTCACTGCCACGCTGTCCTGTCCTTCCAGCTTTGCACAACGCGCTGCCCCAGCAGCCATCGCGGCCCAGCAACCGAGCCGCCGCCCTGCCCCCCAAgcccgcccggcccccggccgTGTCACCTGCCCTGGCCCAGCCACCCCTTCTTCCACAGCCCCCCATGGCTCAGCCCCCCCAAGTGCTATTGCAGGAGGACGAAGAGCCACCTGCCCCGCCCCTCACCTCTATGCAGATGCAGCTCTACCTGCAGCAGCTGCAGAAGGTGCAGCCCCCCACACCACTACTCCCTTCCGTGAAGGTGCAgtcccagcccccgccccctctgccccccccacctcacccctctgTGCAGCAGCAGCTACAGCAACAGCCACCGCCGCCACCCCCCCAGCCACAGCCGCCaccccagcagcagcaccagccccCGCCACGGCCTGTGCACATGCAGCCCATGCAGTTCCCTACCCACATCCagcagcccccgccgcccccgggccaGCAGCCCCCGCACCCGCCCCCGGGCCAGCAGCCGCCGCCTCCACAGCCCGCCAAGCCTCAGCAGGTCATCCAGCATCACCCTTCACCCCGGCACCACAAGTCGGACCCCTATTCTACCGGTAAGTTGACTCTTGCTCCTGGGTTCTGGGGAGGTTGGTGCTGGGCCTAGAGTTTTGTATGTAAGAAGCCAGGCTGGTCAGCTCATGCTCCAGGCTGAGGTGGGCCCAGAGCTCACCTGGTTGCAGAGGTGGCTGAAAGGGGGTGTTGGTGCTTCATGTAGCATCTGGGGTCTGTCTTGGCTTGCAATCTGAAATGTCAGGGAACAAGGTTCCCACTGATCCTTTTCTTAGAACTCACAAGTATTACAGTACATTGTGATCCTGCTAGGTGAGGAagccaggagcccagggaggaaTCTAATCCTTTTCTGGAAGTCAGAGCAGACTTCCTGGAGGCGGTGATCAGAGGGTGAGCCAGAGCTAATTTAATAAACAGGGTGGGGAGTGACGTCCAGGCAGAGCTAGGGGCAGGCCTGGGCAGCGCATAGCCAtcaggtggggggttgggggatgggtaTTTGGGAACCTGTAGGGATAGGTGCTCTGCTCAGCCAGGCTCACCTGCTGGAGTCAGGGTCTCATGGGAAAGAATTGGGCTAAAGCTGAAAGGTAGGTTGGGGTACATCTGGGAGCCGTTTCCTGTTGCCCCTGTTCTCTGTCTCCAAACTGatccaggctgccctttttctaTTGACAGCATTGATTGGGCCATACCCTCTTGCCTTTCTTGGCACTTGTTTTCTGAGTATCTGTGACCAAGtgaggctggctggctggcctcAGTGAGGGAATTGTTCCAGTCAGTGCCTCGTGGTGTGGTGACATGTGAGGGTTGGGGTTGAGGCTCCTGGACTTGGCAGCACAGACCACGTATCCTGGCTAGGGAGCGCAGGTGCTGCCTGCAAATTGAACAACAAGGCTGTTGATCTTTGACTGTGACTGCTCTGAAACCTAGCAAAAGCTGCTGGGTGCCAAATGGATCATCGGATGCTCTGAGCCAAGAACAGCTGGCTGCCCTCCCTGGGAAAAGCTGGTGCTGGTCCTGGTCCCAGCAGCTGTGCAGCTGTGCCTGTTTTCACCCTTGAGGAAGGCCAGGCTTCtcgggggtgaggtgggggggacAGTGATGGTCAGGACAGGAGATATCTTCAGTAGAGCTAGTACTCCGGGTGGCACGTGTTCCTCTAGCCACCTATACTGTGAGTCCCCAGGCCTGCCTTCACTGAGCCACTGTGGCCTGGGATGGGTCACAGGAAATGGCTTAGGCTGGAGTGCAGCTAGGAACTTTGAGCCAAAAGGAGGTGCATCCCTGGGCACCTGGGCCATTGCAGGCACTACCCTATTGCAGGCACGACCCCTAAGCCACTTTGCCTCCCCTCAAGCTACTGGTGGGTGAAGCTGTTGGCAGGCGGGTGATAACCTACGAATCATAGACCCAAGGATCTGCCTTCACCCAGGTCAAGCCTCAGCGGGTGCTGCTTGAGGGAGCCACCTGAGACAGGAGACTATCACAGCCATGTGCCTGCAGATCCGTAGGCCTGGACTGGGGCTCCTAACACCAGGGCTGGCAGCCAAGGTGCAGGACATGGGCTGGTCCTCGCCACCATGTTGTCTCTGAGCAGCTGTTTTGCTTCTCTGGGGTTAGGGGCGAGTTCTGGCTCTAGAGAGAAGGGCAGGGAGGGTCCACTGTACCTAGGGCATTGTGGTTTATGCCAGGCCCAGGGGACTGGTGAAGGGCCAAGGGTGTTGGTGTCTCTGCTGGCAGACAGCAGTTGGAATCCGGCCTGGAAGAGGTCAGTGGAAGGGCCTGCCTGCAGAGCTTGGGTTAGGTGGTTCAGTGCGAGGCACAGGGCAGGACCAGGAGCAAGGGCACTGCAGAGAGGTGGCCTTATTTTGTGGACAGCTGTGACCAGCTGTGACCTGTCCCGTGCTGGAGCTGGCTAGAACCTGTCAGGGATTCAAGCAGGAGGATGTCTCCATGCCACAGTAGGCAGAAGAATGGAAGGCAGGACTTGGGGACTGTGAGCTAGGGCTGTTTTCTCACCAGTGAGGCTGAGGTGTCAGACTTCAGTGCTTTGCTGGAGCTTCTCAGGCTCCTGCCTTGTggctgcctatgtctccaccccccaccccacctccgcCCGCCTTTGGTTTGAGGAGGGTGGATGGGCTGGCCCAGTTCCTGTAAGAGCCACAAGCCTGAGGACCTGCTCTGCCAGCTTGCTGTGGGGCAGGCCAgttctgcctctcccttctgtGTGGGGCTTGCAGGCTGAGCTGTGTGGGGAGGGTCTCCTGGGGCCCTGGCCCGAGTCCCAAAGTGTTCATCCACGCAGGCTGGGAGGGACATAGAGGGACAGCTGGGAGCCCGGGCTATCTGTTTTGTGAGGTGACAGGTGTTCCTTGTATTTAACCCACGCTGTGCCACAGAAACattggagaaattttaaaaagtactcagGCCCAGACCTTACCTGTGACCAAATACATCGGGATCTACACCTCTCAGAGATTCCTGATGATTCTGATACACAGGGGCATCAGACACCAGGACTCAGCTCATGACTCCACGAAGCCCTGCTGTACACTGAGCTAGGGACCTCAGGTGCCCAGGGCTCAGCCACTCTGGGTCTCCCCCCAGCTTAGGGTGGTGCCTGGCCAGACTCAGGCCAGTGGCCTCCACATGAATTCTTGCTGACGTACTCCTTGTCCCCTTTCCTAGGTCACCTCCGAGAAGCCCCCTCCCCGCTTATGATACATTCCCCCCAGATGCCACCGTTCCAGAGCCTGACTCACCAGTCGCCACCCCAGCAAAATGTTCAGCCTAAGAAGCAGGTAAAAGGCAGGGCTGGGCCATAGCCCCCAGGGCCAGGTGCGGGTGGGTGCCAGAGGCACCTGCCTGCATCACCGGCCACCATCTCTGTGCCATCCCAGGAGCTGCGTGCGGCCTCTGtggtccagccccagcccctggtggTGGTGAAGGAGGAGAAGATCCACTCACCCATCATTCGCAGCGAGCCTTTCAGCCCCTCACTGCGGCCAGAGCCCCCTAAACACCCAGAGAGCATCAAGGCGCCTGTTCACCTGCCCCAACGTGAGTGTCCTCTCTGCCCCCCGGTCTGCTGTGGACGGGAGCTTTCTGTGGACTGGTTGATTCTGCCCCACTAGGCTTGAGGGCAGAGGGGAAtgagccctggccctggcccaggcccacAAGCTATTTGTGTTCCAGGGCCCGAGATGAAGCCTGTGGACGTCGGGAGGCCTGTGATCAGGCCCCCTGAGCAGAACGCACCCCCACCAGGGGCCCCTGACAAGGACAAACAGAAACAGGAGCCGAAGACGCCAGTTGCACCCAAAAAGGTAGGAACAGTGAGTCCCCATGCCAGGGTGGCACCTTGTgtgtcggggggcggggggtatcCCCAGGCTTTGGGCCTCTTGGAAGCACTCCAGACTCGGCAGGGCCCCTCACCCACCGTGTGGTTTCTCTGCCTGGCAGGACTTGAAAATCAAGAACATGGGCTCCTGGGCTAGCTTGGTGCAGAAGCATCCCACCACCCCGTCCTCCACAGCCAAGTCCTCAAGTGACAGCTTCGAGCAGTTTCGCCGCGCTgccagggagaaggaggagcgCGAGAAGGCCCTGAAGGCACAGGCCGAGCAcgcagagaaggagaaggagcggCTTCGGCAGGAGCGCATGAGGTGGGCTGGGGTCGCAGGCAGCGTGGGGCCTCTGGCGCCGGTGCTGCCCCTGTGCTGACCAgcagctctgctctgctctgctctgctcaggAGCCGAGAGGATGAGGATGCGCTGGAGCAGGCCCGGCGAGCCCATGAGGAGGCACGCCGGCGCCaggaacagcagcagcagcagcggcaggagcagcagcagcagcagcagcagcaggccgCCGCTGTGGCCGCCGCCGCAGCCCCCCAGGCCCAGAGCTCCCAGCCCCAGTCCATGCTGGACCAGCAGAGGGAGTTGGCCCGAAAGCGGGAGCAGGAGCGAAGACGCCGGGAAGCGgtgagtggggaaggagggacttctgggtggGGGTCCACTCTTGGAGGAGCTAGAAAGGGGACTGGGAACCTAGGGTGAAGGCAGCCACTCCCTGAGAGGtagggagagcagggagcccagaggctGGGTGCTTGGGACAGGACTCCTGCTCAACTGTGCTGTGTGGGCCTCAGGGCCTCCCAGGTGGTTCAGGCTCAGTCCCAGTGCCTGGAGATTTCTGGGGGTGAGCCCTGAGGGCATGGCCTATGCTGGAAGTTGTGGGGAGAGCTTGGAAGCCGTAGCGGGGGTCAGGCACCTAGTCTTACtcactcctccttcccttctctccactcCAGATGGCAGCTACCATTGACATGAATTTCCAGAGTGATCTATTgtcaatatttgaagaaaatcttTTCTGAGAGCACCTAGGTGACTTCTGACTTTGATTTTCTGGCAAAACATGGACTCTCCATAGTGTTAGGGGCGGCAGTGGAGGTGGTAGCAGCGGCAAGGGGGTGTCTCCGGGCCTGGCCCTCCTGCATGCTATGCCCGGGGCAGGCCTGACGGGCAGCTGAGGATCGCAGAGCCTGTCTGCCTTACAGCCAGCCGGACGTCCCGCCACCCACCACCCCCTCACAGGACGTCAGCTCACAGCACGCCTCTCCACAAGCAAGTGCCGGCCAGACCCAAGCCGTGTGTCCCCGCGTGCGGGGCAGAGGCCCTGCTCTCCGCCAAATGTCTACACAGTATACACAGGACATTGTTGCTGCCGCCACCGTGACTGGTTTTCTGTCCCCGAGAACGTGACGTTCGTGACATCCTGCCCACCAGGAGTCCTTCCCCCACACCCCAGCCACCACCGCCCGCTCCCAGGAGGCCAGGGCAGGCCCGAGCGAGCTGGAGGCGGGCGAGGGCGTTGGCCCACCCCCTTGCTGGCACTGACTTTGCCTTGAACAgaccccaccccttccctccccccacaagCCTTTAATCGAGAGCCGCTCTCCGTAAGTGTTCGCTTGTGCAAAAGGGAATAGTGCcgtggaggtgtgtgtgtgtccatggcAATTTGGAGCGAGGTGACTGTCACACGCGCGTGTGTGGGCCGGCCTCGCCCAGTGAGTGAGGCCACCAACCAAAGTCAGTTCCTTCCCACCTgtgtttctgggttttgttttgtttttttttttttctatatatatatttttttgttggattctattttatttttaattctctcttctcctccagaCACAATGGCACTGCTTATCTCCGAAATGGTGTGATCGTCTCCTCATTGAGCGGCGGCTGCCACCGCGCTGTGGGTAGTGTGTGACCGTGGCTGTACTGTGTAGTGAACATAGTTGGCATATCTTTGTTTGAAGTTTGTTGGTGACTCCACCAAACTGgtgtaaaaaaattcaaaaaaaaaaaaaaaaacccacaaaaaacaaaacaaaacacacaaaacacacaaaaaaaaccctgcctATATTTTACTCAGTTTCAAACTTTAttagtctatttttaattataaagccatgttttcttttcccttccccccccttgtttgtttttaatgtcaaatCTGTTTGAGTTGTTTTTTACCAGGAAAGGAAGGGCCAGGGGATGAGGCGGGCTCCGGGGGCTGGGGAGCCACAGACTACCCAGGTAgaggctccccacccagcccgACCAGCCGGCTGCCCCttcccccgctttttttttttttttttttttaattttataattggaGCCCTTGGTGAGGTTACGTGTGCCATGAGAACCCACTCTACACCACGACGCTGGTGCCTCAGTGTTGGCCAAACTCTGGAGTCACTGACTGGTTTGACTTTCATACGGTGAATATGCATTTGGTCTGTACTGATCATGGAATAAacacatctctcttttttaatgctGGCGTCTTCCTGACATTTCTTTGTGAACCACCTGTTGCCTAGGCTAGGCCCAGCCccccctttctcctccccccccctccccccggatCCCTGACCACCTTTGTACAAGAGTTACCATCAGGGGCCACCTAGGCCCATCTCCTGTGACCAAGCTGAAGCTGTGACAGGGAGCCTAGGTACCCATTCTTCCTGTGGACCCTGGCCTTCTTAGGTGGGTAACGTGCTCCAGCAGAACCTGGTCAAACTCCAGACAGTATTCTTCCCCTTGCCCTCCTCCATCCTGGTCCTCCACTCACCAGAGGACTTGGGCCGCTTCTCCCACCCTGCCTGCCTCTACCTTAACTACTCCTTTCATTTAAGCTCAGGGTTAACCAGATGTTCTTAGATAAGTGTACCCACCCCCAGTAGGATCCTCCCCTCCCATGCATgtagacacgcacacacacattcctGCCCAAGAGAGCCTGCCATGTGGCTGCCCTGCCGCCCTTGTCTGGGTGCCCACCAGTGTGCCATGGGGCAAGGGCAGTACTCCGGTGGCCCCTAGGATGTAAGATGAAAGTATATCATTTATGTGTGCAGAGCCGCAAACTGAAACCTTCCTAGCACTGTTTATTAACCCATATCCTCCTGTTTTTCAACCACAAAAGCCCTTGTATCATCTTGTGTTTGGGATCTGCGAAATCTCCGGGCAAGGTATAGTTCAGGCATCCAGCCAGCCCCAGTTGCCTCCCTGACCCTGCCTCCACCCTGACAGCAGGCACTTCCTCGTGCCACTGTGCTGGTTCTAGTGGGACTTACGTTTAGGTTCTTTGGGGtttcttccatctcttcccaCCCCCTCATTTCTGTTCCGTGTTTTGTTGGGTAACTCCCCTAGGCCAGGTCCGACTGTTTAGCTGGAGAAATGGTTTTGTCTGCaccttttttctaaagatttaactCTGCCATGGCCCTCTCCACACCTCCCTGATGGGTGTTTCTCTAACTGGGTTGTAATTAGAACTTGGATCTACTATTTAATTTCTCTGGCCATTTCCCACTCCCTCCCACAGTACTAGAAATCTTAGTCCTATACAAGAGTAAGAGGTGTGTACAAGCCCCCACTGTACTGTATGCACGGATCGCTTGGCCAATAATTATGTCAGTGAATCTGAGACTTGTATTAAACACTTTAGACATTTGTAGAAGGGAATTCGTAGACTTTTCACTTATAtactaaaggtttttttttttttgtgcagttctcattgcaaaaataaacatttgtactGAATATAAAATTACCATCCTGTGACTACTGCTGTCTTTTTGTTTGAGGGTacagctggggcagggggatggtGAGAGTTTTGTGTAGCAGCGGAAGAAGGGACATCCCCAGACACCCACTAGCCATGCGGCCAGATTACAGAGGACTTGGGAGGGATACCGGGGTCATCCAGTAGTTGGAAAACTGATTTGATGGGAAGTGTAAAAGAAACCAAAGCTATGATACAGGCTAATCgcacaagaaaagaaaggtaCTAAGTAAGGGAGAATAAAGCTTTGTACAATACAAGCCATGTAATCACAGTCCTCTACCCGACGCTGAGATCAATTGTTTACTGAGGCGGAACCACATAAACCGCCATTCCCCTGTAAGTAGGAACCCACAGACTTAATTATGGTCCCAGGACAGTAATGTTTAGCAGCTTTAACAATACAGAGGTAAGGTTAGCAGTGACGAAAAGAAGGAGTGTAGTGCTTAAAAGTTAGAGGAAACCGATAGGAGAACTAAGAACGGGTAGGGCCCGGGCCAGTGGTGGGGAGACGGAATCGATGCGGTGCGTCGTGCCCCAAATTGGCCAAGAAATAGCTACGTGAGCGCCTAGCGAGATACCTGGGCAACCCGCGGAAGCATCCGGACGGCTGCCTCTGGACGGGAGGAGAGGCGGGGCCTGGGGTGGTTGCTTTTCTTCTGTAAACCCTGTTCAGcaagctgtgtggccttaggcaaaTGACTTACTCCCCCAATTTCAGGCTCGTGGTCTGTCATGCAGGGATGTGATCATGGTACCCACACTTAATAGGGGTGTTCTACGGGCTCAACGATGAGTGACTGAGATGTTCAGGATCTTGCGGGCAGGTTGCAAAACGGAGGGAGCCGCCCGGTGCGGCCTCTCGCCCGACCCTGCGCACTTCCTCTTCCAGGCACAGGGCCCCAGCGCCTCGACCCGCCCGGTCCTCGGGCTCCCGGGCCCGGCCGGCCCTCTGGAAGTCCGAGTCTTCATTGGTCGCCCCGGCGGAGTCCCCCGTCTCAACACCGGCCTATTGGCCGCCGGGCCTGCACGTCAAGGACCACCGCCCTCCAATCACAGCCGCGCGGGGGCGGGCCGACGATGGGGCCACCGGACTAACAGGAGGCCGGCGCGGGGTCGCCGCTGCAGGACCCGCCGTTGGaaccaggcctgggtgagggtGCTGCTAGGTCGCTCCCAGCCAGCCTAAGGACAGGGTCGCGCTCCAGGAAGGGGCGCTGTCGGAGGGCGGCGCCAGGGGCCCCCGAGGCCGCCTCGGCTTGCGGCGGCCGCCCGCGCCTCCCTCCTAATCGCAGCCGAGGCACTACCTGTCCCCCTCCTTCCGCTTCCGGGCCCGCCCGCCGCGCCATATTcggctccggccccgcccccatcTCATTGGCCCGGATCCAGGCCGACCCCCAGCTTATTGGCCGAGCGCTCGCACCCAACCCTCGGGGCGGGGCTTCGGGCCTTCTCCCGCCCAGCTCTAGGCCCCGCCCACctaggccccgccccgcccccacctaagccccgcccccgccccgctccaCGGCCAAGGTGGGTCCACGTTCCTGGCTCGTAGGCCGCCCCTACCGCGCACTGCTCCGCCCCTTCGCTCCAGGCCCCGCCCATTTCACCCGGGTCACCCCGTCCCCCCCGTTAGTCCACATAGCAATCCCCCCGCGTATCAATCTTCAGGTACCCACCCACTGGCGGCGGGAGCCCTCCTGGGCAGCCCCCGTCCTTAAGCCCCGCCCCGGCCTGCCTAGGCCCCGCCCCCAATTCGCATCCCAGCCTCCGAAGCCCGGTTCTCCAGGCTCCATCCCGCACCCCATCCATCCTGTTCCCCGTCGCCGTCGCGCCCAGGTGTTTACCTGGCACTTAGGTGAGTCGTGTGCGGCGGCGGTTTCGGTCTGAGCCTCCCGCCTCTTCTCTCGGAGCCGTCCTCAAGCCCCGAAGGCACGGAGGGGCCCCAGACCAAAGGCGGtgggccccccagccccggccccgcctcgTCGCTGCCGCAGGCGCCCCCCGCGCACACCCCCAGAGGCGGCGCCCAAGTCGTCCCGGGTCGCGGCGACATGCCCGAGCTGGTGGTGACAGCGCTACTGGCGCCGTCGCGCCTCACCCTGAAGCTGCTGCGCGCCTTCATGTGGAGCCTCGTGTTCTCCGCGGCGCTGCTGGCCGCCGCCGTCTACGGCTGCATCGCGCTCACACACGTGCTGTGCCGGCCCCGGCGCGGCTGCTGCGGGCGCCCCCGGCGCACCCCACCCGCCTGCTTGAGCAACCCCACCCTGGGCGAACACTGCTTCCTGACCCTCAAGGTGAGCCCGCGCgccgggggagggaggggcgtGGCGGGTCGGGGGTGGCCCTTGGGGCTTGGGGTTCAGCAGCCCGGGGGTCGGGCCCTGTGGGGCCGGGGCGGGGTGAGCAGGAACCCAAATCTGGGACCGCTCGTGGCCGGGGTGTTGAGGCCTAGCGAGGAGGGGTTCCCCAGGTCTGACTGTGCCCTCCGCCAGAGCTCGGGCCTGCGCCTGCACTATGTCTCTGCTGGACGGGGCAACGGGCCCCTCATGCTGTTTCTACACGGCTTCCCCGAGAACTGGTAGGTCTGAAGCCCAGGGTCCCGGGGCACACGGGCTGGATGGAGGTGGAGCCAACCACCTGCGCATCTGGGAGGCAGGCTCTGGGGCTGTGTAGATTGGAGGCCCAAAGCACAGAGATGGGGTGTTCCAGGACAGGGGTCTTCAGGAGGAGGGCCTGGAGGGATGGGACAAAGAGGTCTTGGTGTTGAGGCCACCCTGGATCCAGTGTGCAGCTGACCTTGCCCTAGGCCTGGGGGTCCCCCCATCTTTCATTCTGGGAAGCCCAGAGCAGGAAGATGGGGTCGCCAAAGGCCCCTGCTGGGGAAACGGTGGAGGTGCAGCCTGGGGACCCTGACACCCTCCCTCCTCACTCGCCTGACAGGTTCTCCTGGCGCTACCAGCTTTGGGAGTTCCAGAGCCGTTTCCACGTGGTGGCCTTGGACCTGCGGGGATACGGCCCCTCCGATGCGCCTCGGGATGTAGACTGTTACACCATCGACCTGCTGATGACAGACATCCAGGATGTCATcctgggcctgggtggggctacttcccttcccaggccctgtctccctcaccctgccctgcctctccctggcaTCTCACTCATACCAGTTCCTCtgaccgcccccgcccccaggttATTCCAAGTGCATCCTGGTGGCCCATGACTGGGGTGGGCTCCTCGCCTGGAATTTTTCCATCTACTACCCATCCCTGGTCGAGCGGATGGTAATTGTCAGCGCTGCTCCCATGTCTGTGTACCAAGGTGTGTTGGGGAGCCCAGGACGCTGGGATATGCTTGTGTGAAGGagcatgtgtctgtgtctgtgcttcCCTGTCCACCAGTCAACACTCCAGGGCCTAGAGACACCCATGACACTCCCAATCCGCAGTGAATGACAATACACTTAGGAGTGACTCACATTTCTTGAAGCACTTACAGGTAACCATTGCTCTGACAAGGAGCTTGCATGCGGTAATTTACATAGGTGCCTGAGCATATGAAAATGTTATTATCTTCATGGTCCAgttgggggaaactgaggcaagagaGGTTAAATACTTCTTCCGGCAAGGAAGGCATAGATAAGTAAGCAACCACAATAGCATGAGATGCCATCTCACCTAATTCTAATTCCCAGTATCATAGTCAAAGTGATATAGTGACATggtcctctttcctctctctctttctctctctctctgtctccctccctcttttttgcttttctgtctctgtctctagaCTGTCAGCTCCCTGGGGGCAAGGGAGTCTTTGTCCGTTCCATTTACTGCTGTGTCTCCAGGGTTTTAAACAGGTCCTGGCACccaataggtgctcagtaaatgttgaaaTGCATCCAGGCCTGGGCAAGGGAAGCACACCAGTGGTTCTTGGGAGCTACAGAGGGAGGTGCCCCCATTCTGTGGGCCTCCTCGGCAGGGAGGGAAGCTGATGCCCAGGCCAGGAGGAGTGTCAGGTGTCCTCACGGCCTCAGGCAGACAGCAGTGACATTCCTGAATGCTGGCAAGTCTGCACAGCTAACCGGGGTACCCACAGGAATGCAGGGGTCTGGGGCCACCCTAGGCCCAGGCCTCACATCTGCCTTTCCCCTGCCCCCAGACTACTCTGTGCGCCACGTTGGGCAGTTCCTCCGTTCCAACTACATTTTCCTGTTCCAGCTTCCCTGGCTGCCTGAGAAATTACTGTCCATGTCTGACTTCCAGGTGCAGTAGGGCAAAGCCTGGTGGTAGGTGGAAGGTAGTGGGTTGGGGCGGGCAGGCTGGGTACTGAAACCACAGTCCTGTTATGTACCCAGATCCTGAAGAGCACCCTCACACACCGCAAGAGAGGCATCCCACACTTAACCCCCAGTGAGCTTGAGGCCTTCCTTTACCACTTCTCACAGCCCAGTGGTCTCACTGGGCCCCTCAACTATTATCGAAACCTCTTCAGGTGAGACCAGACCCGGGGCAGAAAGCCGGGGAGagttgtgggggcagggagtggggccGGGCATTcttctgcctgtctgtgtcttgGCCTTAGGAACTtccccctggagccccaggagCTGGCCACACCCACACTGCTGCTGTGGGGAGAGAAGGACCCCTATTTCGAGCAGGGGCTGGTAGGGGCCATCAGTAGTCGCTTTGTGCCCGGCCGGCTGGAGGCCCACATCCTGCCAGGCGTGGGACACTGGATCCCACAGAGCAACCCTGAGGAGATGCACGAGTACATGTGGGCCTTCTTGCGAGACCTGCTGGACTAGTGGCTCTTGCTTGCTGGCCTGCGTGCCCCTGGGAGCCCAcacaacatacatacataccagaGTGGGCTCTGGATCCGGATCTTGAACAGGGCGTGGACTCCTAGGCTGCACACAGGGGTGTCGGTGGATGCCCTCGGGCACACCAACCCAGAGGCTCACACACaggtatgagtgtgtgtgcatgtgaacaAGCACTTCAACCCTGGTACACCTGTCCTCTGTGGAGCTTGCTGCGGAGGGCCCTacctccccctccccggggcctcaCTCTTCTTGCCAAC encodes:
- the EPHX3 gene encoding epoxide hydrolase 3, with translation MPELVVTALLAPSRLTLKLLRAFMWSLVFSAALLAAAVYGCIALTHVLCRPRRGCCGRPRRTPPACLSNPTLGEHCFLTLKSSGLRLHYVSAGRGNGPLMLFLHGFPENWFSWRYQLWEFQSRFHVVALDLRGYGPSDAPRDVDCYTIDLLMTDIQDVILGLGYSKCILVAHDWGGLLAWNFSIYYPSLVERMVIVSAAPMSVYQDYSVRHVGQFLRSNYIFLFQLPWLPEKLLSMSDFQILKSTLTHRKRGIPHLTPSELEAFLYHFSQPSGLTGPLNYYRNLFRNFPLEPQELATPTLLLWGEKDPYFEQGLVGAISSRFVPGRLEAHILPGVGHWIPQSNPEEMHEYMWAFLRDLLD